One window of Leguminivora glycinivorella isolate SPB_JAAS2020 chromosome 9, LegGlyc_1.1, whole genome shotgun sequence genomic DNA carries:
- the LOC125229546 gene encoding lipase 1-like → MFNLGWVDGGAMPQDSFLTITELASTYDYIMEEHNVTTEDGYILTVHRLQGIDATPNGKVVFLMHGIIESSDSWVLQGPDKALGYILADNGYDVWMGNARGNKHAMNHKELDARNRAFWQFTWEEIGLYDLPAMIDYVLNATGSKNLYYVGHSQGTTSFLVMNSMKPEYNEKIKMMFSLSPVAWMRNMRSPFVRKVSTYLNFLGYFVSSLKTKWPSMDFINRITATACNYAPDGCETLLYMLEGNDHHINGSLLPVILGHMPTGGSAAQFVHYGQLVNSGRFCRFDFGEELNMKEYGVPSPPDYEVTKITVPMELFYSDNDMLSAEEDVRILRGRLPNVIGNNFLKDFTHLDYLYAYNAKDKIYDKILQKLNEN, encoded by the coding sequence ATGTTCAATTTAGGATGGGTAGATGGAGGTGCTATGCCACAAGACTCCTTTTTGACTATCACCGAACTTGCGTCCACTTATGATTATATTATGGAAGAGCACAACGTTACCACCGAAGATGGTTACATATTGACCGTACATAGACTACAAGGAATAGATGCCACTCCTAATGGAAAGGTGGTTTTTCTGATGCACGGAATTATTGAGTCTTCAGACAGTTGGGTTCTTCAAGGGCCTGATAAAGCTTTGGGCTACATTTTAGCAGACAACGGATATGACGTGTGGATGGGGAACGCGAGAGGGAACAAGCACGCAATGAACCATAAAGAGCTAGATGCGAGAAACAGAGCTTTCTGGCAGTTTACTTGGGAAGAAATCGGACTATATGACCTCCCTGCTATGATAGACTACGTTCTAAACGCAACTGGCAGCAAAAACTTGTACTACGTCGGACATTCTCAAGGTACAACAAGCTTCTTAGTAATGAATTCGATGAAACCCGAATACAACGAGAAAATTAAGATGATGTTCTCTTTATCACCCGTTGCTTGGATGAGAAACATGAGAAGTCCTTTCGTGAGAAAAGTTTCGACATATTTAAATTTCCTCGGATATTTTGTTTCTAGTTTGAAGACGAAATGGCCAAGCATGGATTTCATAAACAGAATCACAGCTACCGCTTGCAATTACGCTCCAGATGGTTGTGAAACGTTATTATACATGTTGGAAGGGAACGACCATCATATAAACGGCAGTCTTTTGCCTGTGATATTAGGACATATGCCTACGGGAGGTTCAGCGGCCCAATTTGTACATTATGGACAATTAGTGAACTCTGGAAGGTTCTGTAGATTTGATTTTGGAGAAGAATTAAACATGAAGGAATACGGTGTCCCTTCACCGCCTGATTACGAGGTGACAAAGATAACAGTTCCTATGGAATTGTTTTATAGCGACAACGATATGTTATCGGCTGAGGAGGACGTAAGAATACTGAGAGGAAGGCTGCCTAATGTGATCGGAAATAATTTCTTAAAGGACTTCACTCATTTGGACTATTTGTACGCGTACAACGCTAAGGATAAAATCTACGACAAGATATTGCAAAAACTAAATGAGAATTAA